The nucleotide window CCTGTACGCGCGCCTCTGCCGGAAAATCGAGCGGCTGGCGGGCGAGTCGGGCAGCGAGTAACGGCTCGACTCGAATCCCCGACACCCCCGGCGGAACCCACAAGCCCGCGGCGCTCGTACCCGACGGCATGACAGACGCACTCCTGGCGGCGGGCGTGGAACAGTGTCGCCGCCGCGGCTACGAGGTCTCTCGCCCCGAGGACGGCGGGGAGCCTCCTGGGGTCGCGGTGCCGGGGACGGAGGCGGACCCGCCGTTCGGCCCCTCGCGGGCGCTCGGGCTGGAGCCGCTGGCGGAGGCGGACCCGACGACCGTCCTCTCGCGGCTGTGGACCAACCAGGAACACGACCGTGGCACCGTGTTCCTCGTCCCGGACGACCGGGTGGCGGCCGAGGTGGAGTCGATCCTGTCGGCGCCGGTCGGTGTCAGAGCCGACGACAACGGTCGGCTGTTCTACACCGGCCCGGACCGGGTGCCGTTGGCGGAGGGCGGCTACGCGGCCGTCCCGACCGGGACGGCGGTGGAGTGGCGCGAGACGGCGGCGTCGCTCCCGCCGGAGCTGACGGAGGAGGACTCGACGGACGGGCGGCTGGAACTGCGTGCCGACGGCGAGCCGTTGGCAGTGCTGTCGAGTGTCGACGCGCTGAACTGTCCGCCCCGCGAGCGGTTCCCGTACGCCTACGAGCGGGACGCGGACAAACGGATCAGGGTGCGGGACTACGCCGGGCGGCCGGTGGAGACGTTCTCCGGGGTGTCGGCGATGCGAACCGGCGGGTTCCGACCGGTCCCCGCGCCGCTCGTCCCCGAACACATGCTGAACGGCGACCCCACGGGGTGGTGGGGGGTCGTCGTCGCCGACTAACGGCGACAGCTCTTCTCGACGAGCGCACGCTTGGACCGGAAGCGGCCGCCACAGTCGTGACACTCCACGAAGCCGTCGCCGGACGCGGTGCTGACGCGGTGGTCGCCGAGTTCGAACGGTCGCGCGACCGTCCGGGGCCTGATCTCGCCGGGACACTGACGGTCGCTCTCGGACGCGAGCGCCGACCGGAGCGTGATGGTCTCGACGTCCAGCCGCGACCAACGGTCGCGTGCGAGTGCGGTCTCACGGTCGGCCACCTCCGTCCAGCCGGTGACGAGGACCGGCGAGTCCGTCCCGGTGTCGCTGACCACGGTGACGAGTCTGACGCCGTCGATCACGGCCGCGAACCGCCAGCCGTCGGCGGAGTTGAATCGGAGTTGGCCCTCTCGAATCGTGTGTGCGACGAGCGGGAGCGAGAGGTACCGACCGGTCTGGCGCAGACGACGTCGGAAGTGGTCCGTCTGCGCGTACCGTGACGGCTCCCGGGGCGGCACCGACGCCGCCTGTCGGCGGTCGGTGGCCGCGGCGGGGTCGGCGGGGGCGTTCGTGAGCGACACGCCGTGTGAGTCGGTGGCCGACACGCCGTCGGTGTCGGGGCCGCCCTGTCGGGATGCCACTACGACACGCTTGGGCGGTCCGATACAAGTGATTTGTGCCCGTGGCGAGGTATGACACACCTCACTGGGGAGCGACCGTCAGTTCAGCAGGCCCAGCGACTCGATCCGGTCGACGATCTCGCCGACCGCCTCCTCGGCGTCGTCCGTCCGCTTGCCGCCGGTGATGACGATCTTCCCGGAGCCGAACAGGAGGATCACCACGTCCGGCTCGTCCATCCGGTACACCAGCCCGGGGAACTGCTCGGGCTCGTACTCCACGTCCTCCAGCCCCAGGCCGATGGCCAGCGCGTTCAGGTTGAGCTGGTGGCCCAGGTCGGCCGACGAGACGATGTTCTGGACCGTGATGTCCGGGTCGTCGTCGACGGGGATCGAGAGGCCGCGCAGCTTCTCGAAGATGATCCCCAGCGCGTCGTGGACGTCGTCGATGCTCTTGGCGCCAGTACAGACGATCTTCCCCGACCGGAAGATCAGTGCCGCGGCCTTCGGGTCCTGGGTGCGGTAGACGAGACCGGGGAAGTTGTCCGGGTTGAAGTCCGCCCCCGGGAGGTCCTCCGCCAGCGCCTCGAGGTCGAGCTCCTGCCCGATTCCCGTCGATGCGACCACGTTCTGAATCTCGATGGAGTCTGCCGGGTCCGTCATTCGTTCTTCCTCGTCCACGTTTATAAACCGACGGTTTATAAAGACGGGGGCTCCGGGGCGAGACCGAGCGCCGATTCGGCGCCGACGGAGGGACTTTCCGGCGCGAACCGGGCGAGCCGTGGGTTTATGAGGGTCGCGGCCGTTTCGCTCGACGACTCTGTCTTTATTTCCTCACGTTCTGTCACTGGTACTGTCCTCGTCGCCGCAGTGGCTCGGGAGTCGGCGGGCGACGCGCGCGACTGTCTCCGGCGGCGTGTCGGCGACGGCCGCGACGCGGGTCAGCGGCGCGTCGAACCGGCGACAGGCGACTGCGGCGCCGACCACGACCGGCGCCGCCTCGGCCACCGGGTCACCCGGGGTCGCCGGCGACGGCGGCGTCGGCGGCGGTTCGCGTGCGGCGGCGACCGACACGAGCGCGACCGTCAGGTCGTCGACTGCACCCGGGCTGGCGGCACACGCCGTCCGTTCCAACAGCCCGGTCAGTCGGAGCCCGACCGCGTCGCCGTCTGCGGTGAGTGCGCGGTCGACCGCGGCCGACTGGACCGTCGTGAGCGGAGTCTCTCGGTCCGTCGTCACTACACTCGAGTGGGGGCTGGAGCGTAAAAACCGCCTCGATAGCGTTGCTCACCGGACTTCTCTA belongs to Halobaculum sp. MBLA0143 and includes:
- a CDS encoding TATA-box-binding protein; this translates as MTDPADSIEIQNVVASTGIGQELDLEALAEDLPGADFNPDNFPGLVYRTQDPKAAALIFRSGKIVCTGAKSIDDVHDALGIIFEKLRGLSIPVDDDPDITVQNIVSSADLGHQLNLNALAIGLGLEDVEYEPEQFPGLVYRMDEPDVVILLFGSGKIVITGGKRTDDAEEAVGEIVDRIESLGLLN